The Bacillus sp. B-jedd sequence CCGGAGCGATCATTTTGCATGGTCCGCACCATGGTGCCCAGAAATCTACAAGAACGACGCCTGTACCGATCTCACCGGCGAAATTCTGATCAGTTGCATGTGAAATTGCCATTATAAAAGCCTCCTAATTTCTTTCTAAATCTACGGAAAGTATACCACCATTCGAAAACGCATGCTAATTATTTGTTTCAGTGTTAAAATCCCCTACTTGAGATGAAGATATTCGAGACAATCCCGTTTTGGTAACAGAGAAAGAGCGGATTACACCGCTCCTCCGGACAATTTATGAATGGACTTTCAGCTTCCTGAATTCTTCTGTCAAAAGGGGAACAACCTCGAAAAGGTCTCCTACAATTCCGTAATCCGCCACTTTGAAAATATTCGCCTCAGGATCCTTATTGATCGCCACAATGACTTTTGAGTTCGACATGCCCGCCAAGTGCTGGATGGCGCCCGAGATTCCACAGGCAATATAAAGGTCCGGAGTGACAACTTTTCCTGTCTGCCCAATCTGGAGGGAATAATCGCAATAATCGGCGTCGCAGGCTCCCCTAGAAGCCCCTACCGCGCCCCCTAGCACATTTGCAAGCTCCTTCAGCGGCTCAAAGCCATCGGCGCTCTTTACCCCGCGGCCCCCGGCGACCACGACCTTCGCTTCGGACAAATCCACACCTTCAGTCGCTTTCCGGATGACTTCTTTCACCACTGTCCGCAAATCTTTAATTTCAGCTGTTACAGCGGCCACAGTACCGCTAGCAGCATCATTTTTCTCAAGCGGAGCGATATTGTTCGGGCGGATGGTCGCAAAGATCAGGCCATCTGTAATGATTTTTTTCTCAAAAGCTTTTCCAGAATAAATCGGTCTTGTGAACACCAGATTCCCCCCGGCTGCCTCAACCTCCGTCACATCCGAGACAAGCCCGCTGCCGAGTTTGGCGGCGATTTTTGGAGCGAGATCTTTTCCAAGGGCTGTATGGCCGAAAACAAGGCCTTCAGGATCTTCAGATTCAATTACCGCCATCAAGGCTTGTGAATAACCATCTGGCGTGTAATTCTTCAGTTTTTCATCCTCCACCGCGATGACGCGATCGGCACCGTACTGGTATAGCTCGGTTCCTAAAGCGCTTACACTTCCACCAATAAGAACCCCGACTACTTCCCCGCCCTCGGCAATCGTCTTTGCCGCGGCAATCGCTTCAAATGATACGTTTCTTAAAGCATCATCACGCACTTCACTCAATACCAACACTTTTCTTGCCATATCCTCTACCTCCTGCGCTTTATCAGCTATCAAGATGTTCTCTTTGCCTGTTTTAAAAATGGATTTTGCCAGTGTCTGGTGATTCGGTCCAGACTAGATTACCTTCGCTTCCGTATGGAGCAAGTTGACAAGCTCCTTCACCTGGTCCGCTATATCGCCCTGCAAAACTCTGCCTGCTTCCTTTTTCGGCGGCAGGAAAATTTCAGTCGACTTCGTCTTCGGCTCCACGTCGTCCTCTTCAAGGCCAAGGTCATCCAGCTCCAGTTCCTCGAGCGGCTTCTTTTTTGCCTTCATGATTCCAGGAAGTGATGGGTAGCGAGGATCATTCAGCCCTTGCTGTGCAGTGATAAGCAGCGGCAGTGAAGCCTCAATTACTTCCGAATCTCCTTCAATATCGCGGACGATGCTTGCTTTGCCGCCGTCAATATCCAGTTTCGTAATCGTTGTCACGTATGGCATGTCAAGGAGTTCGGCCACACGCGGACCAACCTGCCCTGAACCGCCATCGATAGCGACGTTTCCGCCAAGGATTAAATCAGCTTCTTTATCCTTCAGGTATTCGGCAAGGATTTTGGCGGTAGTAAACTGGTCGCCATTTTGGATATCGTCTTCGGTATTGATCAGGACCGCTTTATCAGCGCCCATTGCCAATGCTGTGCGGAGCTGTTTTTCCGCTTCCTCTGTCCCGACTGTCATGACCGTTACTTCCCCGCCTTGAGCATCACGGACCCTGATGGCTTCCTCGACAGCATATTCATCGTACGGGTTAATAATGAATTCCGCCCCGTCTTCATTAATTTTGCCGCCTGAAAGTGTAATTTTTTCTTCTGTATCAAATGTTCTCTTCATCAATACAAATATGTTCATGTACGTTCCCTCCCGATTGACAATAGTTTGCTATATATACTGAACTGTTTTTTAAAATATAGATAGATTTGCGCTCCACCAAGGAAGGCATCCGTGAACTTACAACGCAGGGACAGGCTGCTTTTTTGCCTGTCCCGAGGCACTTCGCTTTCCGCGGGGCGCCAGTGGAGCCTCCTCGGCGCTTGCGCCTGTGGGGTCTCCACTTGCCGCTGCATCCCACAGGAGTCTACGTGCCTTCCACTCCAATAAACTTGGCGTAAATCTATTAGTCCAATTTATATAGAAGAAATGACACAGGTTACCCTTCAATCAAGTTTTTTTGAAATCTTTGAATCTATTATTCCCCTTTGAATTCGGGTTCGCGTTTTTCAATGAATGCTTTGATGCCTTCCTGCCCATCGGCGGACATGAAGACTTCCCCGAATAGTTCCGCTTCCCGTTTTACTCCTTCATAAAATTCGCCCGACTTTGAATAATTAAGCAGTTCGATGGCAGCTTTCAAAGAGCCCGAACTTTTTTTGGCGATTTTTTTTGCAAAAGTAAAAGCATGTTCCATTAACTCTTCTTCCGGATACACATGGTTGGCCAACCCAAATTGAACCGCTTCCATTCCTGTGATCGGCTCTGATGTGAACAGCATTTCAGCCGCTCTAGCT is a genomic window containing:
- a CDS encoding electron transfer flavoprotein subunit beta/FixA family protein → MNIFVLMKRTFDTEEKITLSGGKINEDGAEFIINPYDEYAVEEAIRVRDAQGGEVTVMTVGTEEAEKQLRTALAMGADKAVLINTEDDIQNGDQFTTAKILAEYLKDKEADLILGGNVAIDGGSGQVGPRVAELLDMPYVTTITKLDIDGGKASIVRDIEGDSEVIEASLPLLITAQQGLNDPRYPSLPGIMKAKKKPLEELELDDLGLEEDDVEPKTKSTEIFLPPKKEAGRVLQGDIADQVKELVNLLHTEAKVI
- a CDS encoding electron transfer flavoprotein subunit alpha/FixB family protein, which gives rise to MARKVLVLSEVRDDALRNVSFEAIAAAKTIAEGGEVVGVLIGGSVSALGTELYQYGADRVIAVEDEKLKNYTPDGYSQALMAVIESEDPEGLVFGHTALGKDLAPKIAAKLGSGLVSDVTEVEAAGGNLVFTRPIYSGKAFEKKIITDGLIFATIRPNNIAPLEKNDAASGTVAAVTAEIKDLRTVVKEVIRKATEGVDLSEAKVVVAGGRGVKSADGFEPLKELANVLGGAVGASRGACDADYCDYSLQIGQTGKVVTPDLYIACGISGAIQHLAGMSNSKVIVAINKDPEANIFKVADYGIVGDLFEVVPLLTEEFRKLKVHS